A single region of the Plantactinospora soyae genome encodes:
- a CDS encoding winged helix-turn-helix transcriptional regulator — MEGDRIQGSRSGLGLDRIVRTAIRLADADGLGTLSMRRVATALGAGVMSLYRHVPGKRQLVNLMVETVFGEIRYPDPGPAGWRARIELSARGEWAMYQRHPWVLPIVAGTWRPPLGPNVLANFEWVLRAVDGFGLDRATMTQLYFTVSDYVQGAALYVRNEAEDERRTGVSAEQWWAAESATLAGLLRTGRFPLVSGLFDPATGAPTLVAKDFEFGLRRVLDGIEVFLTRPRSQPGPTVIESGTGFSANQITRLGKVTEAADRSPSPPASAALELLGRRWTLELLFVLSHGEARFSDLVEAVPGLSRRVLTERLRQLADENLLRRRVVTGPPTRISYALTERGAGLRGALAEIDAWARNGSARA, encoded by the coding sequence ATGGAAGGCGACCGGATCCAGGGGTCCCGGTCGGGGCTGGGCCTCGATCGCATCGTCCGGACCGCGATCCGGCTCGCCGACGCGGACGGCCTGGGAACGCTCTCGATGCGCCGGGTCGCCACCGCGCTGGGCGCCGGGGTGATGTCCCTCTACCGCCATGTGCCCGGCAAGAGGCAGCTGGTCAACCTGATGGTGGAGACCGTTTTCGGGGAGATCCGCTATCCCGATCCCGGCCCCGCCGGCTGGCGGGCGAGGATCGAGCTCTCCGCCCGGGGGGAGTGGGCGATGTACCAGCGGCACCCGTGGGTGCTGCCGATCGTCGCGGGCACCTGGCGCCCGCCGCTCGGGCCGAACGTGCTGGCCAACTTCGAGTGGGTGTTGCGGGCGGTCGACGGCTTCGGGCTGGACCGGGCGACGATGACCCAGCTCTACTTCACCGTCAGCGACTACGTGCAGGGCGCGGCGCTGTACGTCCGGAACGAGGCCGAGGACGAGCGGCGTACCGGGGTGAGCGCCGAACAGTGGTGGGCGGCCGAGTCGGCGACGCTGGCCGGGCTGCTCCGCACCGGTCGGTTTCCGCTGGTGTCCGGGCTCTTCGACCCGGCCACCGGTGCGCCGACGCTGGTGGCGAAGGACTTCGAGTTCGGCCTTCGGCGGGTGCTCGACGGCATCGAGGTCTTCCTTACCCGACCGCGATCCCAACCCGGACCCACCGTGATCGAGTCCGGAACCGGCTTCTCCGCCAATCAGATAACCAGGTTGGGAAAAGTAACCGAAGCAGCTGACAGGTCGCCGTCCCCGCCCGCCTCGGCCGCGCTGGAACTGCTCGGCCGCCGCTGGACCCTCGAACTGCTCTTCGTGCTCAGCCACGGCGAAGCCCGGTTCAGCGATCTCGTCGAGGCCGTCCCCGGCCTCTCCCGACGGGTGCTCACCGAACGGTTGCGGCAACTCGCCGACGAGAATCTGCTGCGGCGCCGGGTCGTGACCGGCCCACCCACCCGGATCAGCTATGCGCTGACCGAGCGCGGTGCCGGGCTACGCGGCGCGCTCGCCGAGATCGACGCCTGGG
- a CDS encoding GNAT family N-acetyltransferase, protein MTETMTVRPAGPDDAGAVALALGRAGLDETVFGWVVPDEDARRARVEAWTEHAVGWVSGMLDAGEILVAYQGNGEILGLSVWEFFPDGPARSDPASAAEQAALVAQAYDEYAPRMALVGELTRERHPAREPYWYLQQMAVVPASRGQGLGGAMLRHQLARADAAQIGAYLEASSPRNRALYERHGFRPRGEPIRLPDGGPGIQPMWRDPRLDPATTPTG, encoded by the coding sequence ATGACCGAGACCATGACGGTACGACCGGCCGGGCCGGACGACGCCGGGGCGGTCGCGCTGGCGCTCGGCCGGGCCGGGCTGGACGAGACGGTCTTCGGCTGGGTGGTGCCGGACGAGGATGCCCGACGTGCTCGGGTCGAGGCATGGACCGAACACGCGGTCGGGTGGGTGTCCGGGATGCTCGACGCGGGCGAGATCCTGGTGGCGTACCAGGGCAACGGGGAGATCCTCGGGCTTTCGGTGTGGGAGTTCTTCCCCGACGGTCCGGCCCGGTCCGATCCCGCCTCCGCCGCCGAGCAGGCCGCCCTCGTCGCCCAGGCCTACGACGAGTACGCGCCCCGGATGGCGCTGGTCGGGGAACTGACCCGGGAACGCCACCCGGCCCGGGAGCCGTACTGGTACCTGCAACAGATGGCGGTCGTACCCGCCTCGCGCGGCCAGGGACTCGGCGGTGCGATGCTGCGCCACCAGCTTGCCCGGGCCGACGCCGCCCAGATCGGGGCGTACCTGGAGGCGAGTTCGCCCCGCAACCGCGCGTTGTACGAGCGGCACGGGTTCCGGCCCCGAGGTGAGCCCATCCGGTTGCCGGACGGCGGGCCGGGCATCCAGCCGATGTGGCGCGACCCCCGACTCGACCCCGCGACGACCCCGACGGGTTAG
- a CDS encoding DMT family transporter: MTIAAVLLALASASCFALGAALQQRAVRREPPHGTADLRLFLRMLRRKRWLLAKLPDFTGTALQALALRFGPLTLVQPLLISGMFLAIPLEAALDHRRPHPRDVTAVASCVFGLGAFLAAAQPRAGVSEPSLMGWLGVALIGGSLIGVCLVLAHRARGALRGTLLGIATGLLYAGTASVLKTFAERVFSDPLSTLTDWHLYALAVIGVAAVALNQNAFQNGPLAAPLTAITLVDPVSSVLIGVTAFHETLSFGGLRLLVEVPAVLAMIFGIWLASTRPSGREGFEGAPNT, from the coding sequence GTGACGATCGCCGCGGTGCTGCTCGCGCTCGCCTCCGCGAGCTGCTTCGCGCTCGGGGCCGCGTTGCAGCAGCGTGCCGTACGCCGGGAACCGCCGCACGGTACGGCCGACCTCCGGCTGTTCCTCCGGATGCTCCGGCGCAAGCGCTGGCTGCTCGCCAAGCTTCCCGACTTCACCGGTACCGCCCTACAGGCGCTCGCCCTCCGGTTCGGGCCCCTCACCCTGGTCCAGCCCCTGCTGATCAGCGGAATGTTCCTGGCGATCCCCCTGGAGGCGGCGCTCGACCACCGCCGGCCGCATCCCCGGGACGTCACGGCGGTGGCGTCCTGCGTGTTCGGCCTGGGCGCCTTCCTCGCCGCCGCGCAGCCCCGGGCGGGGGTCTCCGAGCCCTCCCTGATGGGCTGGCTCGGGGTCGCGCTGATCGGTGGTTCGCTGATCGGGGTCTGCCTGGTCCTCGCCCACCGGGCCCGGGGCGCCCTCCGGGGAACCCTGCTCGGGATCGCCACCGGCCTGCTCTACGCCGGCACCGCCTCGGTGCTGAAGACCTTCGCCGAACGGGTGTTCAGCGACCCGCTCTCGACGCTGACCGACTGGCATCTCTACGCGCTGGCCGTGATCGGGGTCGCGGCGGTGGCGCTGAACCAGAACGCCTTCCAGAACGGCCCGCTCGCCGCGCCGTTGACGGCGATCACCCTGGTGGACCCGGTCAGCAGCGTCCTCATCGGTGTCACCGCCTTCCACGAGACGCTGTCGTTCGGCGGGCTCCGGCTGCTGGTCGAGGTGCCGGCCGTACTGGCGATGATCTTCGGAATCTGGCTGGCCAGCACCCGCCCGTCCGGTCGCGAGGGATTCGAGGGCGCCCCGAACACCTGA
- a CDS encoding ABC transporter ATP-binding protein, which translates to MADIVLDKVSKSFPDGTVAVRDVDLEIADGEFVILVGPSGCGKSTTLNMIAGLEDVSGGELRIAGERVNDKAPRDRDIAMVFQSYALYPNMTVRENMAFPLRLAKLDKATIEQKVNDAAKVLELTALLDRKPANLSGGQRQRVAMGRAIVRSPKAFLMDEPLSNLDAKLRVQMRTVVSRLQKQLGTTTVYVTHDQTEAMTLGDRVVIMRGGSVQQVGPPQELYDHPTNLFVAGFIGSPSMNFLHAAVEDGGLRTAVGDVPLGDRIRRELAAEDAPRELILGIRPEHFEDASLIDDETRARGMEFEAPVEIVESMGSDKYVYLTVEGERASAAELEELAADVGAEDLTGSGSSLVTRLSAESTATEGESRRIWFNLEKIHLFDPANGRNLTLHEGRAAGTLAS; encoded by the coding sequence GTGGCTGACATCGTGCTGGACAAGGTGAGCAAGAGCTTCCCGGACGGAACGGTCGCGGTGCGCGACGTCGACCTGGAGATCGCCGATGGCGAGTTCGTCATCCTGGTCGGTCCGTCGGGCTGTGGGAAGTCGACCACGCTGAACATGATTGCCGGGCTGGAGGACGTCAGCGGGGGCGAGTTGCGGATCGCGGGGGAGCGGGTCAACGACAAGGCGCCCCGGGACCGGGACATCGCGATGGTGTTCCAGTCGTACGCCCTCTATCCGAACATGACCGTACGGGAGAACATGGCCTTTCCGCTCCGGCTGGCCAAGCTGGACAAGGCGACGATCGAACAGAAGGTCAACGACGCCGCGAAGGTGCTGGAGCTGACCGCGCTGCTGGACCGCAAGCCGGCGAACCTCTCCGGCGGGCAGCGTCAGCGGGTGGCGATGGGCCGGGCGATCGTACGGAGTCCGAAGGCGTTCCTGATGGACGAGCCGCTCTCCAACCTCGACGCCAAACTGCGGGTGCAGATGCGCACCGTGGTGTCCCGGTTGCAGAAGCAGCTCGGCACCACGACGGTGTACGTCACCCACGACCAGACCGAGGCGATGACCCTCGGCGATCGGGTGGTGATCATGCGGGGCGGCTCGGTGCAGCAGGTCGGCCCGCCTCAGGAGCTGTACGACCATCCCACCAACCTCTTCGTCGCCGGGTTCATCGGCTCGCCGTCGATGAACTTCCTGCACGCGGCGGTGGAGGACGGCGGGCTGCGTACGGCGGTGGGCGACGTACCGCTCGGTGACCGGATCCGCCGGGAGCTGGCGGCGGAGGACGCCCCCCGTGAGCTGATCCTCGGCATCCGCCCCGAGCACTTCGAGGACGCGTCGTTGATCGACGACGAGACCCGGGCGCGGGGGATGGAGTTCGAGGCGCCGGTCGAGATCGTCGAGTCGATGGGTTCGGACAAGTACGTGTACCTCACCGTGGAGGGGGAGCGGGCCAGCGCGGCGGAGCTGGAGGAACTCGCCGCCGATGTCGGCGCCGAGGACCTCACCGGCTCCGGGAGCAGTCTGGTGACCCGGTTGTCGGCGGAGTCCACGGCCACCGAGGGAGAGAGCCGGCGGATCTGGTTCAACCTGGAGAAGATCCACCTCTTCGACCCGGCCAACGGCCGGAATCTCACCCTGCACGAGGGGCGGGCGGCCGGGACGCTCGCCTCCTGA
- a CDS encoding carbohydrate ABC transporter permease, which produces MNTTASARWRWGLLDLVVVVFALVPVLWIASLSFKTTGTLTDGNFIPREWTLDNYRTIFSTNQFVRALANSIGIALIATAIAVVLGTMAAYAVARLDFPGKKALVGVSLLIAMFPQVSLVSPLFEIERSLGLFDTWPGLILPYITFALPLAIYTLSAFFKQIPWDLEKAAKMDGATQGQAFRRVIAPLAAPGVFTTAILVFIFCWNDFLFAISLTSTERSRTVPVALSFFTGESQFEDPTGAICAAAVVITIPIILFVLFFQRRIVSGLTSGAVKG; this is translated from the coding sequence ATGAACACCACGGCCTCGGCCAGGTGGCGGTGGGGGTTGCTGGACCTCGTGGTGGTGGTCTTCGCGCTGGTTCCGGTGCTCTGGATCGCGTCGCTGTCGTTCAAGACCACCGGCACGCTCACCGACGGGAACTTCATCCCCCGGGAGTGGACCCTGGACAACTACCGGACGATCTTCTCCACCAACCAGTTCGTCCGGGCGCTGGCCAACTCGATCGGGATCGCGCTGATCGCGACCGCGATCGCCGTGGTGCTCGGCACCATGGCGGCGTACGCGGTCGCCCGGCTCGACTTTCCGGGCAAGAAGGCGCTGGTCGGGGTCTCCCTGCTGATCGCGATGTTTCCGCAGGTGTCGCTGGTCTCCCCGCTGTTCGAGATCGAGCGGTCGCTCGGGCTCTTCGACACCTGGCCGGGCCTGATCCTGCCGTACATCACGTTCGCGCTTCCGCTGGCCATCTACACCCTCTCGGCGTTCTTCAAGCAGATCCCGTGGGACCTGGAGAAGGCCGCCAAGATGGACGGGGCGACGCAGGGGCAGGCGTTCCGTCGGGTGATCGCCCCGCTGGCCGCGCCCGGGGTCTTCACCACCGCGATCCTGGTCTTCATCTTCTGCTGGAACGACTTCCTGTTCGCGATCTCGCTGACCTCCACCGAGCGGTCCCGCACGGTGCCGGTGGCGCTGTCGTTCTTCACCGGGGAGTCGCAGTTCGAGGACCCGACCGGGGCGATCTGCGCCGCGGCCGTGGTGATCACGATTCCGATCATTCTGTTCGTGCTGTTCTTCCAGCGTCGCATCGTGTCGGGCCTGACGTCCGGCGCCGTCAAGGGGTGA
- a CDS encoding carbohydrate ABC transporter permease — protein sequence MSTEAATTVDQGDPAGSKGRVPAPRRGRGRVALSEGKRAERKLGWLLCAPAAVVMLGVTAYPILYSIWLSLQRFDLKFPDQREFVGLSNYVTVLSNEYWWTAFGVTMLITVVTVAVELVLGMGLAIVMHRTIIGRGLVRTSALIPYGIVTVVAAFSWRYAWTPGTGYLATLFGEGAPLTERASALAIIMLAEIWKTTPFMALLLMAGLALVPEDLLKAASMDGASAWQRFTKVMLPVMKPAILVALLFRTLDAFRVFDNIFVLTAGANETSSVSMLAYNNLIRGLNLGIGSTMSVLIFVTVAIIAFIFVKLFGTAAPGSTDEGGRR from the coding sequence ATGAGCACGGAGGCGGCCACCACGGTGGACCAGGGCGACCCGGCCGGGTCGAAGGGACGCGTTCCGGCGCCCCGGCGGGGTCGTGGCCGGGTGGCGCTGAGCGAGGGCAAGCGGGCCGAACGCAAACTGGGCTGGCTGCTCTGCGCGCCGGCCGCCGTGGTGATGCTGGGCGTCACCGCGTACCCGATCCTGTATTCGATCTGGCTGTCGTTGCAGCGCTTCGACCTGAAGTTCCCGGACCAGCGGGAGTTCGTCGGGCTGTCCAACTACGTCACGGTGCTGAGCAACGAGTACTGGTGGACGGCGTTCGGCGTGACCATGCTGATCACCGTCGTGACGGTCGCGGTCGAACTCGTGCTGGGGATGGGCCTGGCCATCGTGATGCACCGGACCATCATCGGGCGCGGGCTGGTCCGCACGTCGGCGCTGATCCCGTACGGGATCGTCACCGTCGTCGCCGCGTTCTCCTGGCGGTACGCCTGGACACCCGGTACCGGATACCTGGCCACCCTGTTCGGGGAGGGGGCGCCGCTGACCGAGCGGGCCAGCGCACTGGCGATCATCATGCTGGCGGAGATCTGGAAGACCACCCCGTTCATGGCGCTGCTGCTGATGGCGGGCCTGGCCCTGGTGCCGGAGGACCTACTCAAGGCGGCCTCGATGGACGGCGCCTCCGCCTGGCAGCGGTTCACCAAGGTGATGCTGCCGGTGATGAAGCCGGCGATCCTGGTCGCGCTGCTCTTCCGCACCCTGGACGCGTTCCGGGTCTTCGACAACATCTTCGTGCTGACCGCCGGGGCGAACGAGACGTCCTCGGTGTCGATGCTCGCCTACAACAACCTGATCCGCGGGCTGAACCTGGGGATCGGATCGACGATGTCGGTGCTCATCTTCGTCACCGTGGCGATCATCGCGTTCATCTTCGTGAAGCTCTTCGGCACGGCTGCTCCCGGCAGCACCGACGAGGGAGGCCGCCGGTGA
- a CDS encoding ABC transporter substrate-binding protein, which translates to MAEPDGGGPVRSHRMRLAAGATLLALLAPMAACGSGEDSGVPTINLYYAPEQNLQKVVDDCNAEAGGRYEIEYRVLPRAADEQRVQMVRRLAAEDSGMDVLGLDVTWTQELASAGWLLEWTGERRTEAERGTLAGPLETARYEDKLYAAPKNTNVQLLWYRTDLVSQPPRTWDEMINFALGLKGRGQPYRVITMGAQYEGLVVLYNTLVASAGGQILNPEGTKAVFDAGAVRALEVLRDFANAGITTSSFSNTIEDQARLDFQSGGGAFQLNWPFVYPAMQEADPELAKKVAWARFPAVDANTPSKVTIGGVNLAVSRYSRHPEESFEAAACLRNPEHQKFSAINDGVPPTIESVYAEPEMAEAYPMRDTILAELKDAATRPRSPAYQNISTVLSATLSPPSAIQPERTADRMRKAAQDALESKGVLP; encoded by the coding sequence ATGGCTGAGCCCGACGGGGGCGGCCCGGTCCGGTCCCACCGGATGCGCCTCGCGGCCGGTGCGACCCTGCTGGCCCTGTTGGCCCCGATGGCCGCCTGCGGCTCCGGCGAGGACAGCGGCGTTCCCACCATCAACCTCTACTACGCCCCGGAACAGAACCTGCAGAAGGTGGTCGACGACTGCAACGCGGAGGCGGGCGGCCGGTACGAGATCGAGTACCGGGTGCTGCCCCGGGCCGCCGACGAGCAGCGGGTGCAGATGGTGCGCCGGCTGGCCGCCGAGGACTCGGGGATGGACGTGCTGGGCCTGGACGTGACCTGGACCCAGGAGCTCGCCAGCGCGGGCTGGCTGCTGGAGTGGACCGGCGAGCGGCGTACCGAGGCGGAGCGCGGCACGTTGGCCGGGCCGCTGGAGACCGCCCGGTACGAGGACAAGCTGTACGCCGCGCCGAAGAACACCAACGTGCAACTGCTCTGGTACCGGACCGACCTGGTGTCCCAGCCGCCCCGGACCTGGGACGAAATGATCAACTTTGCGCTCGGCCTCAAGGGGCGCGGGCAGCCGTACCGGGTGATCACGATGGGTGCCCAGTACGAGGGCCTGGTGGTCCTCTACAACACCCTGGTCGCCAGCGCCGGCGGGCAGATCCTGAACCCCGAAGGCACGAAGGCCGTCTTCGACGCCGGTGCGGTCCGGGCCCTGGAGGTGCTCCGCGACTTCGCCAACGCCGGAATCACCACCTCGTCGTTCTCGAACACCATCGAGGACCAGGCCCGGCTCGACTTCCAGTCCGGTGGCGGCGCCTTCCAGCTCAACTGGCCGTTCGTCTATCCGGCGATGCAGGAGGCCGATCCGGAACTGGCCAAGAAGGTCGCCTGGGCCCGGTTCCCGGCAGTCGATGCGAACACGCCGAGCAAGGTGACCATCGGCGGCGTCAACCTCGCGGTGAGCCGCTACTCCCGGCACCCCGAGGAGTCCTTCGAGGCCGCCGCCTGCCTGCGCAACCCGGAGCACCAGAAGTTCTCCGCGATCAACGACGGGGTACCGCCGACGATCGAGAGCGTCTACGCCGAACCGGAGATGGCCGAGGCGTACCCGATGCGGGACACCATCCTCGCCGAACTGAAGGACGCGGCGACCCGGCCGCGCAGTCCGGCGTACCAGAACATCTCCACGGTGCTGTCGGCGACGCTCTCCCCGCCGTCCGCGATCCAGCCGGAGCGGACCGCGGACCGGATGCGGAAGGCGGCGCAGGACGCGCTCGAGTCCAAGGGGGTTCTGCCATGA
- a CDS encoding RusA family crossover junction endodeoxyribonuclease → MRNTRALTLSFEVPGPPPVRTEALSIFAAGHRQATRVRTLLEAACGAAQHTGWTALTEPVGLEVVLRCPPGRRTSDAATLLGGIGAVLQDKKRAADIGLAHLGVLADVALYVDDRQIQQISYREEPAEELSYLVRVSTLATPA, encoded by the coding sequence GTGCGGAACACCAGGGCGCTCACGTTGTCCTTCGAAGTTCCGGGACCGCCCCCGGTCCGGACCGAGGCACTGTCGATCTTCGCGGCCGGGCACCGGCAGGCCACCCGGGTCCGGACGCTGCTGGAGGCCGCCTGCGGCGCGGCCCAACACACCGGCTGGACCGCCCTGACCGAGCCGGTCGGCCTGGAGGTCGTGCTGCGCTGCCCACCCGGCCGTCGTACGTCCGACGCGGCGACACTGCTCGGCGGGATCGGCGCCGTGCTCCAGGACAAGAAGCGGGCCGCCGACATCGGGCTGGCCCACCTGGGCGTACTCGCCGACGTGGCGCTCTACGTCGACGACCGGCAGATCCAACAGATCTCGTACCGGGAGGAGCCGGCCGAGGAACTGTCCTACCTGGTCCGGGTGAGCACGCTGGCGACACCGGCCTGA
- a CDS encoding sensor domain-containing protein: MPALPSSVPAAVLDTTSTALLTASEQGEVTWHNRAAQRLGHLIGADVGSLPFATATPDGPPVELRCPTVDGTTRYLRVTCRRLSQMRGEDPTTPVRLVYELTDVTEQRADRNRADDYAWRLTHIEQLARVGTWEWHLPTDQVVWSPTLKSMIGLNPETALDYPTYRTMIHPDDVDMIEATLVQAIRGATSFTYTHRMFLAHSREMRVLECYGEVFTDESGQPLRMLGTAHDITEIRQVQDELAYLAEHDPLTGLPNRRALTARMSDLTSAGAPTSAALLLIDIDNFKDINDLRGHVVGDEVLRLLARLLTQHLPAGAVLGRLGGDEFAVLLPSCDADRALAIGAGLCDLVAHTPFAVRGEPLRVTLSIGAAPLDTSDDDTLLLAHADLALYQAKGEGRNRARLFAPEQQRLAAQRVDLVSRVRKALDTGQLQLDAQPIIDLADQRVRSYELLMRVRDDQRRQIGPGDFLPALERGDMIYELDRWVVETATQALASARSAGVDLRFDVNISSRSLEDPSFGDWVVATLAAAAVPATRLGLEITETTAIANLDAARRLASTLTSAGCGFSLDDFGAGYGSFVYLKHLPFSTVKIAGEFVRQADHGGSDPILIDAVVRAAHGLGMRTVAEHIDRPELVPVLRQLGVDCGQGYHLGRPEPLHLLMERTTARGGVPATLA, translated from the coding sequence GTGCCCGCACTGCCGTCCAGTGTGCCCGCCGCGGTGCTCGACACCACCTCGACCGCGTTGCTGACCGCGTCCGAGCAGGGCGAGGTGACCTGGCACAACCGCGCGGCGCAGCGACTCGGCCACCTGATCGGCGCCGACGTCGGCTCCCTACCGTTCGCGACGGCGACCCCGGACGGTCCGCCGGTCGAGTTGCGCTGCCCGACCGTCGACGGCACCACCCGGTACCTGCGGGTGACCTGCCGTCGGTTGTCCCAGATGCGGGGCGAGGACCCGACGACGCCGGTCCGGCTGGTCTACGAGTTGACCGACGTGACCGAGCAGCGGGCCGACCGGAACCGCGCCGACGACTACGCCTGGCGGCTGACCCATATCGAGCAACTGGCCCGGGTCGGCACCTGGGAGTGGCACCTGCCGACCGACCAGGTGGTCTGGTCACCCACCCTGAAGTCGATGATCGGGCTGAACCCGGAGACCGCGCTCGACTACCCGACCTACCGGACGATGATCCATCCGGACGACGTCGACATGATCGAGGCGACCCTCGTCCAGGCCATCCGGGGCGCCACGTCCTTCACCTACACCCACCGGATGTTCCTGGCGCACAGCCGGGAGATGCGGGTCCTGGAGTGCTACGGCGAGGTCTTCACGGACGAGTCCGGCCAGCCGCTCCGGATGCTCGGCACGGCACACGACATCACCGAGATCCGCCAGGTCCAGGACGAGCTGGCGTACCTCGCCGAGCACGATCCGCTGACCGGCCTGCCGAACCGGCGGGCCCTCACCGCCCGGATGAGCGACCTGACCTCGGCCGGGGCTCCGACGTCGGCCGCCCTGCTCCTGATCGACATCGACAACTTCAAGGACATCAACGACCTGCGTGGGCACGTCGTCGGCGACGAGGTCCTCCGCCTGCTGGCCCGGCTGCTGACCCAGCACCTGCCGGCCGGTGCCGTGCTCGGCCGGCTCGGCGGCGACGAGTTCGCCGTCCTGCTGCCGTCCTGCGACGCCGACCGGGCGCTCGCGATCGGCGCCGGACTCTGCGACCTGGTCGCGCACACCCCGTTCGCGGTACGGGGTGAGCCGCTGCGGGTGACCCTGAGCATCGGGGCCGCCCCGCTGGACACCTCCGACGACGACACCCTGCTGCTCGCCCACGCCGACCTCGCGCTCTATCAGGCCAAGGGCGAGGGCCGGAACCGGGCCCGGCTGTTCGCCCCGGAACAGCAGCGCCTGGCCGCCCAGCGGGTCGACCTGGTGTCCCGGGTCCGGAAGGCACTCGACACCGGGCAGTTGCAGCTCGACGCGCAGCCGATCATCGACCTCGCCGATCAGCGGGTACGCAGCTACGAACTCCTGATGCGGGTCCGCGACGACCAGCGCCGGCAGATCGGCCCCGGCGACTTCCTGCCCGCGTTGGAGCGCGGCGACATGATCTACGAGTTGGACCGCTGGGTGGTGGAGACCGCCACCCAGGCGCTCGCCTCGGCCCGGAGCGCCGGTGTCGACCTCCGGTTCGACGTGAACATCTCCAGCCGATCGCTGGAGGACCCGAGCTTCGGGGACTGGGTGGTCGCCACCCTGGCCGCCGCCGCCGTACCCGCCACCCGGCTGGGCCTGGAGATCACCGAGACCACCGCCATCGCCAACCTGGACGCCGCGCGCCGGCTGGCGTCCACGCTCACCTCCGCCGGCTGCGGATTCAGCCTCGACGACTTCGGCGCCGGGTACGGATCCTTCGTGTACCTCAAGCACCTGCCGTTCAGCACCGTCAAGATCGCCGGCGAGTTCGTCCGGCAGGCCGACCACGGCGGCTCGGACCCCATCCTGATCGACGCCGTGGTCCGGGCCGCGCACGGGCTCGGGATGCGTACCGTCGCCGAGCACATCGACCGGCCCGAGCTGGTACCCGTACTGCGGCAGCTCGGCGTCGACTGTGGACAGGGGTACCACCTCGGCCGGCCGGAGCCGCTGCACCTGCTGATGGAGCGGACCACCGCCCGGGGTGGCGTTCCCGCGACCCTCGCCTGA
- a CDS encoding YeeE/YedE thiosulfate transporter family protein produces the protein MRTRGGVLVANIIAGLALGFVVANIGFGDYAELNRMFTFQDLRMLLAFGGGVAMVVVVFALIRVRRSPGRIHAGVIPGAVLFGTGWAVSGGCPAIPIVQVGTGYLPALVTIVGIVVGVKVCRWVNARYLHLDVGSCER, from the coding sequence ATGCGCACCCGGGGTGGGGTTCTCGTCGCCAACATCATCGCCGGGCTCGCCCTCGGCTTCGTCGTCGCCAACATCGGGTTCGGTGACTACGCCGAGTTGAACCGGATGTTCACCTTCCAGGACCTGCGCATGCTCCTCGCCTTCGGCGGCGGCGTGGCGATGGTCGTGGTGGTCTTCGCCCTGATCCGGGTCCGCCGTAGTCCAGGGCGCATCCACGCGGGCGTGATACCCGGTGCGGTGCTGTTCGGCACCGGCTGGGCGGTCTCCGGTGGATGCCCGGCGATCCCGATCGTCCAGGTCGGCACCGGATATCTTCCGGCGCTCGTCACGATCGTGGGCATCGTGGTCGGGGTGAAGGTCTGTCGCTGGGTCAACGCGAGATACCTGCACCTCGACGTCGGATCCTGCGAGCGCTGA
- a CDS encoding YeeE/YedE family protein produces MSNYWPWWAGALGLAVVTINYTVTTDRSFGVSSAWERVLQWRTERRVERMEAQFTDDRVLTEAIATATAEHFGTRPGAAAPPPYPGGGGPPAAVREAGPTASEPAPVPRPRPAPLVSQAALLLSILLGGWLAAVTAGRFDLRLDMGDGFRDLVTDSPPHMVGVLFAGGLLVGFGTRLAGGCSSGHGLNGCGRLHPDSLVATAVFFGAAVVVSFLLWKVV; encoded by the coding sequence ATGAGTAATTACTGGCCCTGGTGGGCGGGCGCTCTCGGGCTCGCCGTCGTCACCATCAATTACACCGTCACCACCGACCGGTCCTTCGGTGTCTCCTCGGCCTGGGAACGCGTTCTTCAGTGGCGGACCGAGCGCCGGGTCGAACGAATGGAAGCCCAGTTCACCGACGACCGCGTCCTGACCGAGGCGATCGCGACGGCGACCGCCGAGCACTTCGGCACCCGCCCCGGCGCGGCCGCCCCGCCGCCGTACCCCGGAGGTGGTGGACCACCGGCAGCGGTCCGGGAGGCCGGGCCGACCGCGAGCGAGCCCGCCCCGGTCCCGAGACCGCGCCCGGCACCGCTGGTCAGCCAGGCCGCCCTGCTGCTGTCGATCCTCCTCGGTGGATGGCTCGCGGCGGTTACCGCCGGCCGGTTCGACCTCCGGCTCGACATGGGCGACGGCTTCCGCGACCTGGTGACCGACAGCCCGCCGCACATGGTCGGTGTGTTGTTCGCCGGCGGTCTCCTCGTCGGTTTCGGCACCCGTCTCGCCGGCGGGTGCTCCTCCGGCCACGGCCTGAACGGCTGCGGCCGGCTCCATCCGGACAGCCTGGTCGCGACGGCCGTCTTCTTCGGTGCCGCCGTCGTCGTGTCGTTCCTGCTCTGGAAGGTGGTGTGA